Proteins from a single region of Oryza brachyantha chromosome 6, ObraRS2, whole genome shotgun sequence:
- the LOC102706111 gene encoding protein JASON-like, whose translation MCRYAATIARAVVEFLDAVLVGFFLSFFDSPARKVPLGELLLSDGEQGFGASRGSHEDLGEDCGIAEELMSEANYLKLIGAIPETPAELQSASCQINLEHYIEHDSFLTNAPAVVEASPAFEAKSFEGLKCEEDHTFIPELKTEDTKHLPLVESVYQPATGDKSPFENIKSMNLGSGDSPFPTPLVLRDDMQTPGTVCTSHKGPSGKPVRTRKQFVYPIVRPIENKLRQMELTEESSKPSKRRNLSADSIKKPQLTSSDSVEKGESPDSLPLPKSKCQLGIQRQLGDEIPKSISDENLEVCSLSNWLKPSAAGNENEGPVECSVGSRSYDEKNLLEGHVFMATESKWDEENPTPRLSKPLDFHGIPNTTKKYQEDQKIKWHSTPFEERLLKVLSEEEVPPTRKLVRGRLFYPEERV comes from the exons ATGTGCCGGTACGCGGCGACGATCGCGAGGGCAGTGGTGGAGTTCCTcgacgccgtcctcgtcggcttcttcctctccttcttc GATTCGCCCGCGCGCAAGGTTCCGCTCGGGGAGCTGCTGCTCTCAGATGGTGAGCAAG GTTTTGGAGCAAGTAGAGGGTCTCATGAGGATCTGGGTGAGGATTGCGGCATTGCTGAGGAGCTTATGTCTGAG GCAAATTACCTCAAGTTAATTGGCGCAATACCTGAAACCCCAGCTGAACTTCAAAGCGCATCATGTCAAATCAATTTGGAACATTACATTGAG CATGATAGCTTTCTTACAAATGCACCGGCAGTGGTGGAGGCATCTCCAGCATTTGAAGCTAAATCATTTGAAGG CTTGAAATGTGAGGAGGATCATACTTTCATACCTGAACTTAAAACTGAAGATACTAAACATCTACCATTAGTGGAATCAGTATATCAACCAGCTACCGGAGACAAGTCCCCATTTGAGAACATCAAAAGCATGAACCTTGGTTCCGGTGATTCACCTTTTCCTACTCCCCTAGTTCTCAGAGACGACATGCAAACCCCTGGAACAGTTTGTACTTCACATAAAGGGCCGTCAGGAAAGCCTGTGCGGACCCGCAAACAATTCGTATATCCCATTGTGAGACCCATAGAGAACAAACTTCGGCAGATGGAACTTACAGAAGAATCCTCCAAGCCTTCCAAACGAAGAAACTTGAGCGCAGATTCTATCAAGAAGCCACAGCTGACCTCTTCAGATTCAGTGGAAAAAGGAGAATCGCCTGATTCTTTACCTCTCCCAAAGTCTAAGTGTCAGCTCGGCATCCAAAGGCAATTGGGTGATGAGATACCAAAATCCATTTCAGATGAAAATCTTGAGGTATGCAGTCTATCAAACTGGCTTAAACCTTCAGCCGCAGGCAATGAGAATGAGGGTCCTGTTGAGTGTTCAGTGGGGAGTCGATCGTATGATGAGAAAAATCTTCTCGAGGGACACGTCTTTATGGCTACTGAGTCTAAATGGGACGAGGAGAATCCTACTCCTAGGTTGTCCAAGCCATTGGATTTTCATGGTATTCCAAACACAaccaaaaaatatcaagag gatcaaaaaatcaaatggcaCAGCACACCATTCGAGGAAAGGCTATTGAAGGTTTTATCCGAAGAGGAGGTACCCCCTACAAG AAAGCTTGTTCGTGGAAGGTTGTTCTATCCTGAGGAAAGAGTTTAA